One genomic region from Nitrospirota bacterium encodes:
- a CDS encoding TIGR02710 family CRISPR-associated protein has product MPKAMIISVGTGRDRQDIAGAILFSIKQNNPEYIRFLVSSVSGKETLPLITKDLVVPYNPHQYDEINDVEKIYFEYVEQIKDCVNRGFKLADIVADYTSGTKSMSAALLLAAISTGVGTVSYIYGERDHGGRAVPGTERSMYLNPNRFYAEKTLLEAKKLFNINRFESCINLCKSVEETIKLPIIVEETSFLINLSRTYDAWDRFDFTKALEYFNAIKESPLLKKYEIKSKVEKHKAFVYQEKENKYCYERVIDIVANAKRRFNEEGRYDDGLARLYRGFEYLSQVKLYLDHDGLETENLKSVKLPERLKTKYSKKTNDSGKIQISLVCGYELLQDLGDTVGQNFMEDKSNQDFKLVLRKRNDSILAHGFIPIDKDSALKLLTYLEKHITRCYPDYESKKGLATFPKLKF; this is encoded by the coding sequence ATGCCAAAGGCAATGATTATATCTGTCGGCACTGGTAGGGACCGTCAAGATATAGCCGGAGCTATTTTATTTTCCATAAAGCAAAACAATCCGGAATACATTCGCTTTCTTGTTTCAAGTGTAAGTGGAAAAGAAACCCTCCCGTTAATAACGAAAGACCTTGTTGTTCCATATAATCCCCATCAATATGATGAAATCAATGATGTTGAAAAGATCTATTTTGAGTATGTTGAGCAAATAAAAGATTGTGTGAATAGGGGATTTAAGTTAGCAGATATTGTCGCTGATTATACTTCTGGAACCAAGTCAATGTCAGCGGCATTGTTACTGGCAGCGATCTCAACCGGGGTAGGAACTGTCAGTTATATCTACGGCGAAAGAGATCACGGCGGACGGGCGGTTCCCGGAACAGAACGGTCCATGTATTTAAATCCCAACAGGTTTTATGCGGAAAAGACCCTCCTTGAAGCAAAAAAGCTTTTTAACATTAACCGATTTGAAAGCTGTATTAATCTTTGCAAGTCAGTAGAAGAAACCATTAAGTTGCCTATTATTGTTGAAGAAACTTCATTTCTAATAAATCTTTCTCGTACATATGATGCGTGGGACAGATTTGATTTTACTAAGGCATTGGAATACTTTAACGCTATAAAAGAAAGCCCCCTGCTGAAGAAATACGAAATTAAGAGCAAGGTAGAAAAACATAAAGCATTTGTTTATCAGGAAAAAGAAAATAAATATTGTTATGAGCGGGTAATAGATATTGTTGCCAATGCAAAGAGGAGATTTAATGAAGAAGGGCGTTATGATGATGGGTTAGCGCGACTTTACAGGGGATTTGAATACCTATCACAGGTTAAACTTTATTTAGATCATGATGGCTTAGAGACTGAAAATCTGAAGTCAGTTAAATTACCAGAACGGTTAAAAACAAAATATTCAAAAAAAACTAACGACAGCGGGAAAATTCAAATTTCACTTGTTTGTGGTTATGAATTACTCCAAGACTTAGGTGATACGGTTGGACAGAATTTTATGGAAGATAAATCAAATCAAGATTTTAAGCTTGTTCTTAGAAAAAGAAATGACTCGATACTTGCACATGGATTTATACCGATAGATAAAGACAGTGCTCTTAAACTGCTCACATATTTAGAAAAGCATATAACCCGATGTTATCCTGATTATGAGAGCAAAAAGGGGCTTGCCACTTTTCCAAAGCTAAAGTTTTAG
- the csm3 gene encoding type III-A CRISPR-associated RAMP protein Csm3 produces MKLRKFVSITGTIHCESGLRIGGTKEGIIEPGGSENTILRHPITSLPYIPGSSLKGKMRSLLETDASSGANIDNGRPCGCGTCLVCKVFGSHGMAHKEITRILVRDCVITDKSETVLRTAQEEKGVNFAEIKSENIIDRKSGIAAKGGLRTQERVPSGTEFSMNITLKLFDGDNEGQIVDFVRKGLDLIQKDYLGSSGSRGYGKIKIENLEVNDLA; encoded by the coding sequence ATGAAACTACGAAAATTTGTGTCAATTACTGGAACAATTCATTGTGAGAGTGGTTTAAGAATTGGTGGTACAAAAGAAGGTATTATTGAGCCTGGAGGTTCTGAAAACACAATTTTAAGGCATCCTATTACCTCGCTGCCTTACATTCCGGGATCTTCATTAAAAGGGAAAATGCGTTCATTGTTAGAAACGGATGCGTCTAGTGGAGCTAACATAGATAATGGAAGACCTTGTGGATGCGGGACGTGTCTTGTCTGTAAGGTGTTTGGATCTCATGGAATGGCTCACAAAGAGATTACCCGCATTTTAGTAAGAGATTGTGTTATCACTGATAAATCGGAGACGGTTTTAAGAACTGCACAGGAAGAAAAAGGCGTTAATTTTGCAGAAATTAAGAGCGAAAACATTATTGATAGGAAATCAGGGATAGCGGCAAAAGGAGGATTAAGGACGCAAGAGAGGGTTCCGTCAGGAACAGAATTTAGTATGAATATTACTCTGAAACTATTTGATGGAGATAATGAAGGTCAAATCGTTGACTTTGTTAGAAAAGGCTTGGACTTGATACAAAAAGATTACTTAGGAAGTTCTGGTAGTCGAGGTTACGGGAAAATAAAGATAGAAAATTTAGAAGTAAATGACTTAGCGTAG
- the cas2 gene encoding CRISPR-associated endonuclease Cas2, producing the protein MNRTLFLIAYDITDDKRLNQTREFLKGYSTGGQKSVYECFLTDGELAYVKRAIDGIIDDEEDRVHIFTMDGRSRTHTLGIGVQPKDPEYFYIG; encoded by the coding sequence ATGAACAGAACATTGTTTCTTATCGCATACGACATTACTGACGACAAAAGGCTGAACCAGACGAGGGAGTTTCTCAAGGGCTACAGCACCGGCGGACAAAAGTCTGTTTATGAATGCTTTCTGACAGACGGGGAGCTTGCATACGTTAAGAGAGCCATTGACGGTATTATTGATGACGAAGAAGACAGGGTGCATATCTTCACAATGGATGGAAGAAGCAGGACACATACGCTCGGCATCGGCGTCCAGCCTAAAGACCCGGAGTATTTTTATATAGGATGA
- the csm2 gene encoding type III-A CRISPR-associated protein Csm2: MSDWKDKLRNSGFNKGGGKEMKKICESCKKEFLPKEPHHKTCSDCNKKKYEGTSGLYNSKIKLPDNYLGDSYFDDKGYLRESIFKEDAKVVVNALAAENMTPTALRAFYNKLKAIENRYKISNNDFDLIKPSLYAFERDVAYQASRGVVRDEFRKFININAELAIKGPKEFKGFIEHFLSVLAYFKDVINR, encoded by the coding sequence ATGAGTGACTGGAAAGATAAATTACGAAACTCTGGATTTAATAAAGGCGGAGGGAAAGAGATGAAGAAAATATGTGAAAGCTGCAAGAAAGAGTTTTTGCCAAAAGAACCCCATCATAAAACATGTTCTGATTGTAATAAGAAGAAATATGAAGGAACATCTGGATTATATAACTCAAAAATAAAATTGCCAGATAATTATCTTGGAGATAGTTATTTTGATGACAAAGGTTATCTCAGAGAGAGTATTTTCAAAGAAGATGCCAAAGTGGTTGTGAATGCGTTAGCTGCAGAAAATATGACCCCGACTGCTTTAAGGGCTTTTTATAATAAATTAAAAGCAATTGAGAATCGCTACAAAATTTCCAATAATGATTTTGATCTTATCAAACCCAGCCTTTATGCTTTTGAAAGAGATGTAGCATATCAGGCAAGCAGAGGTGTTGTGCGTGATGAATTCCGTAAATTTATAAATATAAATGCGGAGCTCGCAATTAAAGGCCCAAAAGAATTTAAAGGATTTATTGAACACTTTTTAAGTGTTTTAGCATATTTCAAGGATGTAATAAATAGATAA
- the cas1 gene encoding CRISPR-associated endonuclease Cas1, whose translation MGTLYIDRKELHVRLDGDALAFYANGEREGIVPINPLKRVIIVGNITLETSVLNKLASDNISVLFLSGKRNKFCGMLHGKLHNNGLLRIKQYEKSLSLFPMNVSVDIVKRKITGQRGLLLYIREQRPDLRLQMTSASQVFERILEDLQKPGIEMETVRGFEGGASATYFGVFTEAFPDSLEFNDRNRRPPEDPVNAILSLCYTLVHFDIVREIEVIGLDPVIGFYHQFDYGRESLACDLIEPYRPMVDKFVWEIFRERTFTNRDFAMDDERPGCYLKKESRKRFYPMYEEWVKSTRPLWIEDVRVLARRITDGQDAVYKSDQ comes from the coding sequence ATGGGAACACTTTACATTGACAGAAAAGAACTTCACGTAAGGCTGGACGGCGATGCTCTGGCGTTTTATGCAAATGGCGAACGGGAGGGGATTGTCCCGATAAATCCATTGAAACGGGTAATTATAGTCGGCAATATTACCCTTGAAACCTCTGTCTTAAACAAGCTTGCCAGTGACAATATCAGTGTCCTGTTCCTCTCCGGCAAGAGAAACAAGTTTTGCGGAATGCTTCACGGGAAACTGCATAATAATGGCCTTCTGAGGATAAAACAGTATGAAAAGTCATTATCTTTATTTCCGATGAATGTATCTGTTGACATCGTAAAAAGGAAAATAACCGGACAGCGTGGGCTGCTCCTTTACATCAGGGAGCAGAGGCCTGATTTGCGTTTACAGATGACTTCAGCATCGCAGGTGTTTGAAAGGATACTTGAAGACCTGCAGAAGCCTGGTATTGAGATGGAGACAGTAAGGGGCTTTGAGGGCGGAGCTTCGGCAACATACTTTGGCGTTTTCACAGAAGCATTTCCGGATTCTCTTGAATTCAATGACAGGAACAGACGTCCGCCTGAAGATCCGGTAAATGCAATTTTGTCGCTTTGCTATACGCTCGTTCACTTTGACATAGTGCGTGAGATAGAAGTCATTGGACTTGATCCGGTAATAGGCTTTTATCATCAGTTTGACTACGGTCGTGAGTCACTTGCATGCGACCTCATAGAGCCGTATCGTCCTATGGTTGATAAGTTTGTATGGGAGATATTCAGAGAGAGGACTTTCACAAACCGGGATTTCGCAATGGATGACGAACGCCCCGGATGTTATCTGAAGAAGGAAAGCAGGAAAAGATTTTATCCCATGTATGAAGAATGGGTGAAGAGTACACGGCCGTTGTGGATAGAAGATGTAAGAGTGCTTGCAAGGAGGATAACGGATGGGCAGGACGCTGTATATAAGTCAGACCAGTAA